One window of Oryza brachyantha chromosome 12, ObraRS2, whole genome shotgun sequence genomic DNA carries:
- the LOC102718417 gene encoding ABC transporter G family member 49, whose translation MTVRETLDFSARFQGVGSRAEIMKEVIKREKEAGITPDPDIDSYMKAISMEGLQSSMQTDYIMKIMGLDKCADIKVGNAMRRGISGGEIKRLTTGEMIVGPCKVLLMDEISTGLDSSTTFQIVSCLQQLAHISEYTILVSLLQPAPETYDLFDDIILMAEGKVVYHGSKNFIMTFFESCGFKCPEKKGPADFLQEVLSKKDQQQYWSRSEERYKFVTVDQFCDNFKASQVGQSLSEDISKLYGKSKEHKNALSCSIYSLSKWHLLKACFDRELLLMKRNASFHVTKAIQLGLLAIITGTVFLHTNMSFDIVSANHYMGSLFYALILLMVNAIPELVMAISRLPVFYKQRDHYFYPGWAYAIPSFILKIPSSLVASISWTSISYYLIGYTPEAPRFFRQLLVLFLVHTGALSLFRCVGSYCQTMAVGSVSATMSLLVVLLFGGFLIPRSSMPNWLKWGFWLSPLSYAEIGLTGNEFLAPRWLKITISGVTTGRRILIDRGLDFCGYFYWISVASLIGFVLLYNIGFAIALTIKQSPGSSHAIISIDKISICHGRDEEKSNDVKIGMRITKSCAGRMALPFTPLAISFHDVNYYVDAPPEMRNKGYMGKKLQLLHNITGVFQPGVLSALMGVTGAGKTTLLDVLAGRKTGGVIEGDMRIGGYPKVQQTFSRISGYCEQNDVHSPHITVGESVAYSAWLRLPTEIDTETRNEFVNEVLQIIELEEIRDALVGIPGVNGLSREQRKRLTIAVELVSNPSIVFMDEPTSGLDARAAAIAMRAVKNVAETGRTVVCTIHQPSIEIFEAFDELMLMKRGGELIYAGPLGQHSCQVIQYFQSIPGIPKIKHNYNPSTWMLEVSSTSMEAQLGVDFAQIYMESSMHKDMDELVKGFSIPSPGTSDLHFPTRFPQKFQEQFKACLWKQFLSHWRTPSYNLVRIVFMTFSSIMFGVLYWQQGNITNIKDQQSLFTILGCMYGTTIFTGINNSQSVMPFVAVERSVLYRERFAGMYSHWAYAFAQVAMEIPYVLVMLVLYMLIAYPMIGFAWTAAKFFWFFYTMFFTLLYFLYFGMVTVSITPNRQVASIYASMFYTTQHLLSGFVVPPSQIPKCWIWLYYISPMSWTLNLLFTSQFGFEDDHSIFVFGETKPIAAFVRDYFGFRRELFPLSAIVLASFSVLFAVLYGYSISRFNFQKR comes from the exons ATGACTGTGAGGGAGACGCTGGACTTCTCAGCAAGATTTCAGGGCGTTGGCAGCAGAGCAG AAATCATGAAGGAAGTGATTAAAAGGGAGAAGGAAGCTGGGATTACCCCTGATCCTGACatagattcatatatgaaG GCAATATCTATGGAAGGTCTACAAAGCAGCATGCAAACCGACTATATTATGAAG ATCATGGGACTTGACAAATGTGCTGATATAAAAGTGGGAAATGCCATGAGAAGAGGTATATCAGGTGGTGAGATAAAGAGACTTACAACAG GGGAGATGATAGTAGGACCATGTAAGGTGCTCCTAATGGATGAAATATCAACTGGGTTGGATAGCTCCACAACCTTCCAAATTGTTTCTTGCCTCCAACAACTGGCACATATCTCCGAGTATACCATACTGGTCTCACTCCTTCAACCAGCACCAGAGACATATGATCTTTTTGATGATATTATCTTAATGGCAGAAGGAAAAGTTGTATATCATGGATCAAAGAATTTCATTATGACCTTCTTTGAGTCATGTGGGTTCAAATGCCCGGAAAAAAAAGGACCTGCTGACTTTCTTCAAGAG gtGTTGTCAAAAAAAGATCAACAGCAGTACTGGAGTCGTAGCGAAGAAAGGTACAAGTTCGTTACTGTCGACCAGTTCTGTGATAATTTCAAAGCATCTCAAGTTGGTCAGAGTCTATCTGAGGACATTTCAAAGCTATATGGTAAATCAAAGGAACACAAGAATGCCCTGTCCTGCAGTATCTACTCATTGTCCAAGTGGCATCTCCTCAAGGCATGTTTTGATAGAGAGCTTCTTCTCATGAAAAGGAATGCTTCCTTCCATGTAACAAAAGCTATTCAG CTTGGACTACTTGCAATTATTACTGGGACAGTGTTTCTCCATACAAACATGAGTTTTGATATAGTTAGTGCCAACCATTACATGGGTTCACTCTTCTATGCACTCATCCTGCTGATGGTCAATGCAATCCCGGAGCTGGTTATGGCAATTAGCAGATTGCCCGTCTTCTACAAACAACGGGATCACTACTTTTATCCAGGATGGGCTTATGCAATACCATCTTTTATACTAAAGATTCCTTCCTCTTTAGTTGCTTCAATATCATGGACATCAATATCTTATTATCTCATCGGATATACTCCAGAAGCCCCCAG ATTTTTCCGTCAGCTCCTCGTCCTCTTCCTCGTCCACACAGGAGCATTGTCATTGTTCCGATGTGTTGGTTCATACTGTCAAACAATGGCTGTTGGTTCAGTGTCTGCGACAATGTCACTTCTAGTCGTACTTCTATTTGGCGGTTTCCTCATTCCTCGGT CATCTATGCCTAATTGGCTAAAATGGGGGTTTTGGCTCTCTCCATTGTCATATGCTGAGATAGGCCTAACTGGAAATGAATTTTTGGCACCAAGATGGCTAAAG ATCACAATATCTGGTGTAACAACTGGGAGGAGGATATTGATAGATCGAGGGCTAGACTTCTGCGGCTACTTTTACTGGATCTCAGTTGCTTCATTGAttggatttgttttgttatacaATATAGGTTTTGCCATTGCTTTGACTATAAAACAAT CTCCAGGGTCTTCCCACGCTATTATTTCTATAGATAAGATAAGCATATGTCATGGAAGAGACGaagaaaagtcaaatgatgTCAAGATTGGGATGAGAATAACAAAATCCTGTGCAGGGAGGATGGCATTACCTTTCACACCCCTTGCTATATCATTTCATGATGTGAACTACTATGTAGATGCTCCTCCG GAAATGAGGAACAAAGGTTACATGGGAAAGAAACTACAACTGCTTCATAACATCACAGGGGTATTCCAGCCTGGTGTATTGTCAGCACTAATGGGTGTTACCGGAGCAGGGAAAACAACCCTCCTTGATGTTCTTGCTGGAAGGAAAACTGGGGGTGTTATTGAAGGAGACATGAGAATAGGTGGTTATCCTAAAGTTCAACAAACGTTTTCTAGGATATCAGGCTATTGTGAACAGAATGATGTTCACTCCCCGCACATCACAGTGGGGGAGTCTGTAGCATATTCAGCCTGGCTACGCCTTCCAACAGAAATTGACACAGAAACTAGAAAT GAATTTGTCAATGAAGTTCTTCAAATAATTGAGTTAGAAGAAATAAGAGATGCTTTGGTTGGAATACCTGGGGTAAATGGTCTATCTAGGGAACAACGAAAACGGCTTACAATCGCAGTTGAACTTGTGTCTAACCCTTCAATTGTATTCATGGATGAGCCGACGTCAGGTTTGGATGCAAGAGCAGCTGCCATTGCAATGCGGGCAGTAAAGAACGTGGCAGAGACAGGTCGAACTGTTGTGTGCACGATTCACCAACCAAGTATTGAAATATTTGAAGCATTTGATGAG TTAATGCTGATGAAAAGGGGTGGAGAGTTGATTTATGCTGGGCCACTTGGACAACATTCATGCCAGGTTATCCAATATTTTCAG TCAATACCAGGAATACCCAAGATCAAGCACAACTACAATCCATCAACATGGATGCTGGAAGTTTCTTCCACATCCATGGAAGCTCaacttggagtagattttgCTCAAATTTACATGGAATCATCGATGCACAA GGACATGGACGAGTTGGTAAAGGGCTTCAGCATTCCATCTCCGGGTACAAGCGATCTCCATTTCCCAACACGGTTTCCACAGAAGTTTCAGGAGCAATTCAAAGCTTGCCTCTGGAAGCAGTTCCTGTCGCATTGGAGAACTCCTTCATACAACTTGGTGCGAATTGTGTTCATGACATTCTCTAGCATAATGTTCGGTGTGCTATATTGGCAGCAAGGCAACATCACAAACAT AAAGGACCAACAAAGTCTGTTCACTATCTTGGGATGCATGTATGGCACCACAATCTTCACTGGTATTAACAACAGTCAATCAGTGATGCCATTCGTCGCGGTTGAACGCTCTGTACTGTACAGGGAAAGGTTTGCTGGAATGTACTCTCATTGGGCCTACGCCTTTGCACAG GTCGCTATGGAAATTCCATATGTGTTGGTAATGCTAGTGTTGTACATGTTGATAGCATACCCAATGATAGGGTTTGCCTGGACAGCAGCGAAGTTTTTCTGGTTCTTTTACACCATGTTCTTCACTCTGCTCTACTTCCTCTACTTTGGAATGGTGACGGTGTCAATCACCCCCAACAGACAAGTGGCCTCAATATATGCATCGATGTTCTACACAACACAGCACCTCCTTTCTGGCTTCGTCGTGCCTCCTTCA CAAATACCAAAATGTTGGATCTGGCTGTACTACATCTCCCCAATGTCGTGGACGCTGAATCTCCTCTTCACATCACAGTTCGGATTCGAGGACGACCACAGCATCTTTGTCTTTGGAGAGACCAAGCCTATTGCAGCGTTCGTGAGAGACTACTTTGGCTTTCGCCGAGAGCTGTTTCCACTGTCAGCCATAGTGTTGGCATCATTCTCTGTCCTTTTTGCCGTCCTCTACGGATACAGCATCTCGAGGTTCAACTTCCAGAAGAGATAG